A window of Syntrophales bacterium contains these coding sequences:
- a CDS encoding IS110 family transposase translates to MSVSVLGIDIAKQKFDAALLVDGKTKHKACKNSVEGFETLRLWLEKQGIQKVHACLEATGNYGEDLAIYLHEAGHIVSIVNPARIKGFGQSELIRTKTDKIDAALIARFCLAMKPGPWIPPPPEIRSLRALVRRVDSLIDMRSQEKNRIGTAHEVVSLLIKEHIAYLDQEIEKIRQQIADLIGQDPNLKRKHDLLDSIPGIGKATIPHILAELDDLEKFDHVRQLVAFIGLAPKETLSGSSIKGKPRLCKIGHARLRKALYMPALVSIQCNPVMIAFYNRLKDKGKNGKVIVCAIMRKLVHVIFGVLKSGKKYDPNYKPVAA, encoded by the coding sequence ATGTCAGTATCGGTTCTTGGGATAGATATTGCGAAACAGAAGTTCGATGCCGCACTTCTTGTAGATGGGAAGACAAAACATAAAGCCTGCAAGAATTCGGTGGAAGGTTTTGAGACGTTGAGGCTCTGGCTTGAGAAACAGGGGATTCAAAAGGTCCATGCCTGTCTGGAAGCGACTGGCAACTATGGAGAGGATTTAGCGATCTATCTTCATGAAGCCGGCCACATTGTCAGCATTGTCAATCCCGCCCGCATCAAGGGTTTTGGCCAGAGTGAACTGATTCGCACCAAGACGGATAAGATTGACGCCGCCTTGATTGCCAGGTTCTGTTTGGCTATGAAACCGGGTCCCTGGATTCCACCTCCACCAGAGATCAGATCCCTGAGAGCTCTGGTCAGGCGGGTTGATAGCCTGATCGACATGCGAAGTCAGGAGAAGAATCGGATCGGCACGGCACATGAAGTTGTCTCTCTTTTGATCAAAGAACATATCGCTTATTTGGATCAAGAGATTGAAAAAATCAGACAACAAATTGCCGATCTGATCGGACAAGATCCTAATCTTAAACGGAAACATGATTTGCTGGATTCTATTCCCGGTATCGGTAAGGCAACCATTCCTCACATCCTGGCAGAATTAGATGATCTGGAAAAATTTGATCATGTGCGTCAACTGGTGGCGTTCATCGGACTCGCGCCAAAGGAAACGCTCTCAGGATCATCTATTAAAGGCAAACCCAGATTATGTAAAATCGGACATGCGCGGCTCAGGAAAGCCCTTTACATGCCGGCGTTGGTGTCGATTCAATGCAATCCCGTTATGATTGCCTTTTATAACCGCCTAAAGGATAAAGGTAAAAATGGTAAAGTTATAGTCTGTGCGATTATGCGGAAACTGGTTCACGTTATCTTTGGAGTCCTGAAATCCGGGAAAAAGTATGATCCCAACTATAAGCCAGTTGCCGCTTGA